AAAGCGATCAATCTGTAGAGCGGTCCAATTCATCTTTAAACAAGATTCGAACCAGTAGAAATCCGCACACAATGCCGATATAGGGCAACATATTAACCAATTCCGCAATATACCTTCCAATTAAACCATAATCGCGAACCAAATTGGAGAGCAAGGGCGTTCCCGACTTTTCCAGCCAGAAAAAAATAAGGCTCACCACCACGCCGCACACAAAACCGATAAAACCGCCAAAACCGTAATAGATAAATTTCATTGAATTCTTGAAAACAAGTCGAGTATCCTTGCCCGTATTGATAGGGTTCATCCTCATCCAGCAACAAATGTAACGTTGCAAGCTATTATATACAATGCTTTTGTGAAATTTCAAAGGCGGAGATCAATTAATGCGACTTCAGAATAAAATCGTCATCATCACCGGCGGCGGAGCCGGTATCGGACGCGCCACGGCTATCGCCTTCTCAAGGGAAGGCGCCTCGGTTGTCCTGTTCGGACGACGCAAAGACAAACTCGAAGAAACCGCATCCTGGTTGCATGGAAAAAGCCTGATTGTTCAGGGCGACATGACCCAGGAAGCCGATCTCGATCGCCTTGTTCAAACCACTCTGGACGCCTTTGGCTCGATAGATATTCTCCTTAATAATGCAGGAATCTTCACCGGTAGCTCCATTCACGAGATGGAAAACAAACAATGGGACGAAATATTCGACCTCAATATATCTTCCGTCTTTCGCCTGACCAAACGGGTATTGAAACCCATGATGGAGCAAAAAAACGGCAATATCATAAATATCAGTTCCATATTGGGAATGATCGCCGTCCCGCAAGTCGCCGCCTACAACGCCTCCAAGGGCGCTCTCATCCAGTTCAGCCGTTCCCTGGCGGTTGAATACGGATCGCATGGCATTCGCTCCAACGCCATTTGCCCCGGTTTGATCGCCACGGAAATGACGGAAGGGCTCATGTCCGACCCAAAACTCATGGACGAATGGAAAAAAGATTATCCCATCGGTCGTTTTGGAGTTCCTGAAGACGTCGCCAGCGCCTGCCTCTATCTGGCGAGCGACGAATCTTCCTTTGTCACCGGCATCGTTCTCCCTGTGGACGGCGGATTCACAGCGCATTGAGGCGATACGATGGCGCTTGACCTGAATTTGCCCGACGATTACAATATAAAAAATCAAAATCCTCAGTGATTCGCCCCGTAATTACGAATTCCTATAGTGAATTCCCGTAGAGAACTCCCAAAAGGACTCACTTTCAATGAACTATGAAGTGGTGATTGGGTTGGAAGTACACACCCAAATGAAAACAAGGACCAAAATATTTTGTTCCTGTTCAACCCAATTTGGGCAAGCCCCAAACGAAAACACCTGCCCCATTTGTCTGGGCCTGCCGGGAGTCCTGCCAGTCCTGAACAAACAAGCGGTGGATTACGCCATCGCCGCCTGCATCGCCACCCATTGCGAAGTTCAGGAGACCAGTCGATTTGATCGCAAGAATTATTTTTACCCCGATCTACCCAAAGGCTACCAGATTTCGCAGTTCGCCCTCCCCATCGGGCTTCGCGGACGTGTGAACATCACCGTCGACGGCGTGGACAAACGCATCGGCATCACCCGCATCCACATGGAAGAGGACGCCGGCAAATCCATTCACGGCGAAAATCTTGGGAGCCCCGGGAAAAGTTACGTCGATTACAACCGCACCGGCGTGCCGCTCATCGAAATTGTCAGCGAACCCGAGTTGCGCTCCGCCGAGGAGGCGAAAGCCTACCTCATCGAATTGCGCTCCATTCTTCAATACGCCGGGGTCAGCGACTGCAACATGGAAGAGGGAAGTTTTCGTTGCGACGCCAACGTCTCACTGCGACCCGTTGGACAAGAGGCCTTTGGCACGCGCGCGGAAATCAAGAATCTCAATTCCTTCCGCTTCATTCAAAAAGCCATTGAATACGAGACCGACCGGCAAGGACGCATTCTCGATCAAGGCGACGTCGTCGTTCAGGAAACACGCTTGTACGATTCCGACCGCGGCGTGACCTTCAGCATGCGTAGTAAAGAAGAAGCGCATGACTACCGTTATTTCTCAGAACCCGACCTCGTGCCCATCGTACTCAAGCAGGAGATGATCGATGCCATTCGAAGCGGCATTCAGGAATTGCCGGAAGAAAAGCGCGATCGCTATACCCGCGAGTTGGAAATCCCCGATTACGACGCGCGTGTGTTGACCGCCACGCCAGCGCTGGCAGACTATTTTGAATCCTGCGTGCAGTCTGGAGCGCAGGCGAAAACAGCCAGCAACTGGATCATGGGCGACCTGCTTGGGAAATTGAATAAAGAAAATAAAGACATCGTCGACTGCCCCGTCCCCGCGCCCGCTTTCAGCGAATTGCTGAAAATGATCGACGACCAGACGGTGAGCGGAAAAATCGCCAAAACCGTTTTTGAAGAAATGTACGCCTCCGGCAAATCAGCCCCTCAAATTGTCGAAGAAAAAGGCATGACCCAGATTTCAGATGAAGGATCGATAGAAACCTGGGTGGATGAAGTGATCGCCGCCAACCCCGGTCAGGCCGAAGAATTCCGCAACGGCAAAGAAAAACTGCTCGGATTTTTTGTCGGTCAAGTCATGAAAGCCAGCAAGGGGCAGGCCAATCCGGCCCTGCTCAATAAAATCATTAAAGAAAAACTAAGTTGATTGTATGCATGCTCAACTTCCAAACGGAGCGTTCTCCATTGATTGATTCATCCGCCATTTTTTGCAAACGTCTTGTCCTGATTCTGGCGTTGACCCTGTTGACAACCTTGCCCGCAACGCTTTGGGCGGTGCCCGTCCAGTCTGAAGACAAACGATTCACGGATCACCAGGACGGCTCCATCACCGATACGCAGACCGGGCTGATGTGGTTTAAAAACGACTCCTACCTGCAGATCGGCCATTGGCTCAGCTGGCTGGAGAGCATCATGTATATCAAACAAATGAACGACACCAGCTTTGCAGGGTACAGCGACTGGCGCATGCCGACTGTCGAAGAATTGAAAACGCTTTACGAACCGGAGAAAGTGAACAGCCAGCAGGCCGGAACCGAAATGATCATGTATTTTGATCCCATCTTCGGCAAGAACGGCTCCGGTTCGCTCTGGTCCTCCACATCCAACGGCGCCTACAACGCCTTTGGGGTCGTATTCAATACGGGAAAAGCTTTTAGCAGTAACAGGAGCAACAAGGCCCGCAAAGGGGTGCGCCCTGTCCGCAATCAAATCCAATAATTTTCAAGTCATTCACTACAGGAAATAACCAATGAAATATTTCTCAATCGTTTTCGGCGCCCTTCTTATTTCATGCGCCCTGTTCGCAACCCCTTCGCACGCGACCTTTCCAAACGCTGACATTTCGCAGTGGAATACCAAAGAGGTTCAGGAATTGGACGACCCCGACTATGCCAGCGCACGGGAACTCGTTCATCAAAAAAAATATCAGGAAGCGCTCGATCTGCTCAACACAAAGATCGAACATTATCCGCGAGAAGCCACCCCGGTATATCTCAAGGCCTCGACCCTGATAGAAATGGGGAAATACAAGGAAGCCTCGGTCGTATTAACGCAAGCGTACAAGATGGAGCAATACCATCCCGCCGCGCATTACACCTTTTGCCAGCTACACCGCGAAATGGGTAAGGGGGAATCGTCGCTCCGCTCCTGCGTCATCACGGCACAGCAACATCCCGACTCGGCGCAAGCCTTGTATGAATACTCCGTTACGCTGAATGCCCTGGGGCAAATGGAAAAGGCTAACACTCAATTACTGAAAGCCGAACAGCTCGATCCCGGCAACCCGGAGTACTCTTATCAGATCGGTTTGAATTACTCATACCTCAACGACAATGCACAGGCCGAACAAGCCTTTCTCAATGCCCTTAGAATAGATTCGAAACACCTCAATTCGCTTTATCAGATCGCCTACCTGTATGCCGCTCAGGGAAAATCAGAGCAAGCAATGTCCTACCTGAAACAGTTGCTGGATTCCAATGAAGTATTCCCAAAACAAGAATCAGCCGAACGACTTCTCGACTACATCAAAAAAGGGGAAACGAGCAAGCTGCCATTGAAAATCGTTCCTCATAATTATCATGTCGGTCGCTCCAAATCTTTTTACCAATCCAAGAAATACGGCCCCGCTCTCATTGAAATAGAAACTGCCGCACGACTCAGGCCCAATGATCCTTCCATCCTGGAAATTAAAATCGGCGTCAGCAGTTTCCTCCTGCGCCTCAAGGAAACGGAAGATACAATCAATCAATTACTCGAAGTGATTGGCAACAATCCGCAGATATCCGCGCGCAGTTTTCAGGAAATGGGAGACGTTCAATTGATGCGGGGCAATCTGGAAATGGCGAAAAAATTATATGAAAAAGCGAAAACTCTGGACGATCCTAATGGAATTTCCCGGATCAGTCTGGATGAGTTCCCGGATATGGACGCCAAACCCTTTCCAGAAAAACTTGAAAATGAATTGTTCATCGATCCTGCGGAAGCCTTGAATAAAAAAGGCGAAGTTTTTCTGTTTTACGGCATGTACGAGCGAGCGCTGGCCAATTTTTCCCTCGCCCTCAAAGTACAGCCCAATCATCTGTTCAGCATTTTGAATACGGCGACTGCCTACAAGAAAAGCGGGCAACGCAATCGCGCCATATCGATCCTTGAAGGCTTGCTGGTGTCGCAACCCAAACACGCCTACCTGTCCGCGCATTTATTATTACTGGGACAATGCTATTTTGAAGCGGGAAATTCAGCGAAAGGAATCACTCATATCGAAAATGCCATCGCCATCAGCCCTCAAATTCGGCAGTTGATTCAAGAAGACCCCGCTTACGAACAGATCAAGGAAAGCGCGGCCTTTAAGGATAAATTCCCTGAATAAAGGCATATGAATCAATTATCAATTGACTTTATTTATCTAACTTGATAGAGCTTAGAGAATAAAGTCTCTTTCCATCCCCCTTGCATGTTGGTCCCTAGTGGGAGGAGGCTCTTCCAAATTACATAAGGAGGCCTAAGGGAATGGTTAAAAAATTGAGCATCAGTTCATTTCGCAAAATAGTACTGTTCGGAATTTGTCTGACAATGTTAGCTATCCCCTTCCAGGCTTATGCGGACCAAATATGCAAAACTGGTTTGAAAAACCTACGCGGAGACAACGACCTCGTCCAATCGCGCGGCGGAATCTGGTCCTACATGGAAACGAATGGAATGAACGATTTTTCCATGGTTGGAATGCAAGCCGACGGGAAACTATCACGCCTGGTGTTCATTGTTGAAACCATGTGCAAGGAAGGTAAAACCCCGACTCCAGAGCTTATGAAAAGCGTCTCAGGTGTGATCGGTCAAGGTCGGGACATCATGAACATGAGTCCGGAGCGCAGTCCGCTGGATAAAATCATGGAAAGCATCAAGTCATTGAACGAAAACGCAGATAAACTGATCGCGAAAATTGACGGCTAAAAAAACAACATCTCAATCGCTCCTTCCCGAAGAGGGAACACAAGCTCCCGATTTCTGCGGACTGAATCAGAACGGTAAAGAAATCAAATTGAGTTCCTTTAAAGGAAAGAAGAACGTCGTCCTTTATTTTTACCCGAAGGACATGACTCCCGGTTGCACCACCGAAGCCTGCGACTTCAAAGACCAGTTCAAGGCCTTCAAAAACACGGTGATCCTGGGCGTGAGCGCGGATTCTCCAGAACGTCATTTGAAATTCATTGCGAAGTACGATTTGCCGTTTGACCTGATCTCCGATGAAGATAAAACGATTCTGAATCAATACGGCGTCTGGCAGGAAAAGAAACTTTACGGAAAAACCTTCATGGGCATTGTGCGCTCCACCTTCATCATCGACAAAAAAGGCATCCTTCGCAAGGTCTTCCCAAAGGTCAAAGTCAAAGGCCACAGCGACGCCGTACTCGAATCCCTCAAAGCTCTCTAAGCGCCCTCCCTCCAAGCGTTTCCGTCACTTTGCCATAATACGTTCGATCTCCTTGACGCTCTTGGGAATGTTTCTAGACAGATTAACGCAACCAACTTTTTGAATGAGCAGGTTGTCTTCCAAACGGATACCGATCGCCTCTTCGTACAATTTACCCTCCAGCCGAATCTTGAACTCCCCGTAGACCCCAGGCTCGTTACTGATCAGCCATCCCGACTTCATCGGTTGCGTCGCGTAATTGCGAAACGGATCGCCGTCATGCTCCTGTTCTCCGATCAAATGGCTCACACCGTGCGGGCGTTCGTTGTAGACAGTTTTGTACTTTCCGCCAGCTTTCTCAAAACGGTTTTTCAAGCCATCGTTCACCACGTCCCAGCAAAGATCATTGAGGCGAGAGATGGTTTCTCCTTCGGTCGCTCTTTTTTCCACTTCACGTTGCGCCTTCAATACAATCTCATACAACATTTTTTGAAGCGGATTGAATTTCCCAGAGGCTGGAACCGTACGCGAGATATCCGCATGCATGGTCATCCATCGCACGCCAAAATCGAGCAGAACCATTTCATCTTTTGAAAAGGCGTCGTCGTTTTTCATGTAATGTAAAACCGTCGCGTTCGGACCGGAGGCAATGATCGAGGGGAAACTCAAGCCGTAAGGCGACCCCATCGTCATCTGCCCTTCGATAAAACCCTGCACCTGATACTCGGTTTTGAATTTTTTGAAATTCTGAAGCGTCTCCTTGAACGCCTTCCCCGTTATCTCTTGCGCGCGCGCGGTGTTGGCCACATCATAACGATCCAAAGGCAATCGCAGATCGAAATGATTGTGCATGACATTTTTCAAAGCCGACGTCGCGTAGCCCCAGCCGCGCAACCAACCCGCCAGTTTCTGACGAAACACCCAATTATGATCGTTGGTGAAATTCCGAATCGAGCCGTTCACATTGCCTTCCATCCAGAAAGTTCCCAAACGCTTGCTTCTCTGTTTTTTCAAACGCTGTTGCAAGACTTCCTTGAAGGTATCGATATTCCGCACATCCTTGATGCCCGTCACCTTCTTCACTTCCGCAATGCTCCGATCATCACCCACGCCAAAACGCACGCCGTCCCAAAACTCCCGTGTTGGATCTTTACTTCCAATGAACAGGATTTCGTCCGACTCTTTTGATGTTGGGTCCAACAGCAAAATGACTTTGAACTGGTTGATGCCGGTCAAGTACATGACTGCCGGCTCCTGGTAGGTAGGACAGTGCGCATAGGACCACGATGTTTCCCCGCCGGGGCCATACGGCACTCCCGTTAAAACCATCAGGCAATTTTCACTCTGCATCAATGCTTCGCGTCGTTTTCTGAATCGTTTCTTCGCCTGCGGTCCGGCGCCGCCGTCTCGAAAAATTCCGGAATATGTATTCTTAGTATGAGCCATGTTTAAACTGCTTTCTCAATGAGGGATCGAATAAAATGAGTATCAGGGAAAATTTCAGATGGAATACTTCCCAAGCGCTCATGATAATATATAATTGCAAAAGAACAAAATCGACTCCTGATTTTCTCGGTGAAAATTCATGTGCGGAAGATATTCGCTGGCTAAAACAAAAAAGGATATGACGGATCATTTCTCCGTAGCCGCCGATACCCCGCAGAAAAAACGTTTTAATATTGCTCCGACTCAATACGCGCCTGTGGCGATAAGCTCTCAGGGACAACGGGCCTTGCAGGACATGCGCTGGGGGCTGGTGCCGAACTGGGCGCGAGACGCTTCCATAGCCCATAAGCTCATCAACGCCCGATCCGAAACAGCGCATGAAAAACCAAGTTTCAAAGAATCATTCAAACGACGACGCTGTCTGATTCCTACAGACGGATTTATCGAATGGCAGGGCGGGCAGAGTGTGAAACGCCCGCATCATATTTTTCTACCGGGTCGGGAGATTTTTTGTTTTGCAGGAATTTGGTCGCAGTGGGATTCGGGAGGAGAAACATTAATCACCTACAGTATTTTAACGCGCCCCGCCAATGAGCAATTACAAGCGCTTCACCATCGCATGCCCGTCGTTGTCCGGCCGGAAAATTATGACGAATGGATCGACCCCGATGCGCAGAGACCTGCTCTAAGTCAGATCATTGATCGTTCGGAAGATATACGCTTCACGATTCAGGAAATATCGACCCGGGTGAACTCCGCAAAGAACGACGATCCGGACTGCCTTCGCCCCGTTCCTGTCAACGCAAGCTTGTTTTAGCTGGACTTTTTTACGAGCAGAGCCGCCCATTCCTTGCCGCGTCTCTGCTCTGCGGAATGCGGCGTCTTCTCAAGAAATTCAATCTCAAACGCAGGCGAGAAAAATTTCAGGATATCCGTCTTCGGCGTATTGAAAGGCGGTCCGCCCTCTTCGCCGGTCTCGTAAAACAACCCCGCAATCTTTCCCTGCGGACTCAAAATCCGCAAAGCGGTTTCAATGTAGCGAGATCGATCTCTGGGGGCGATCGCGCAAAAAAATGTGTGCTCGATCAACAGATCGTATTTGCCGTTATGCGACGCATCCAGTTCAAAAAAATTTTCCAACAGCGCCCGACCTTTTAAATTCTTTTTCGCAATGACATCAGACAGATGATTCACTGCGCCCGAACTGAAATCAACTCCGGTGACATGAAATCCCTTCTCCATGAGAAACACCGCCTCATGTCCGCGACCACAGCCGGGGATCAGAGTCGCGCCGGGCTTCAGCCATTGATCCTGCCACATCCTGACGATGGGCGGCGCAGGTTCGCCCAGATCCCACCTGAGATCGTTTTCGTCGTAATGTTTCTGCCAATCCGCCTGTTCGTATTCGCTTGTTGAATCAGTCATAAAATTTAATCGAGCGCTTGAGTAAGGTTTCTAATCACAAACGTGCGCATATCAGGGTTTGAAAAAATCGATCAGCCGCTGGATTGGAGCGCGCCCCATAGCCAGCACGGCTTCTTCCGCATTGCCGCCGATATGCGGCGTCCCTGTAAAATGTTTCAAGTTTAGAAATTCATTATCCACAGGAGGTTCCGGATCGAAAACATCAAGCGCGGCTCCAGCAATGCCAGAATCCATCAGGGCCCGTTTGAGCGCCGCCGCATCCACCACTTCTCCCCGGCATGTATTGATGAGATAGGCCGTCGGCTTCATACGATTCAAAAAATTCGCATCCACCATGCCCAGGGTCAATTCCGTCAATGGAACATGCAAGGTGACAATATCGGATTCGCTCGCGAGTCGATTCAGATCAATTTGTTCTGCGCCCCAGCGCTTGCAGACCGCATCTTTGGATACGATATCGCATATCAGAATGCGGCATGAGAAGGGGGCCAGTAGCTCAATCAGGCGTTCGCCAACATGACCGCAACCGACAATCCCGACCGTTTTTCCCTGCAGTTGTCGCCCCCCATCCTTACGCCAGACCCCGGCTTTTAAATCAAAGCCGGTAGAATACATATTGTGCATCAAACCAATCATGAAGCCCAGAGTCAGCTCCGCCACCGATTGACGATTCACCCCCGCATCCCACTTGAACGCAACGCCGCAGGATTCCAGATCCGCTTGATTGATCGTGTCCAGACCCACGCCATACTTGGCGATGATTTTCAGACGCGGCAGACGTTTCACAATGCCCGCGTCGATACGGTCTCTGCCAATGATGGCGCCCTCCGCATCTTCGAGGAAGGAGACCAGTTCCTCTTCCGTCAGGTAACGGCCCTTATCATTGAATCGGGCATGAGGAAAGACCTCCAGCAATTCTTCTCTCAATACTTTGGACTTACAGAAGGCGGGAGGCGTCACTCCAATTCGCGGAGACACCCCTCAACCCCATATCTGCGTAACGATGGACGCTCCGGCGACATAGGTGCCGATCGCCGAACCCGTGTTGGCGCAAAAGAAAATAAGAAAGACACGCAGAACGCCGTTGCTCCGCCAGCCGGATAAATGCGACAGGTCCGTTCTGAGCAATTCAAAATCAGAGACCTTGGGCTTGCGAATCCACGACTCCACCAGCCCCACCACCATGCCCGCGCCGACGGTCGGATTCAACGAGGTCAAGGGCGCCGCAAAGAAAGCGGTAAGAACCGATATCGGATGCGCCAGGGCGATGGCCGCTCCCAGTGCACTCAGTCCTCCGTTGACCAACACCCAGGTGCCGATGATCTGCCAACCCAGTTCAGGCGACTTTTGATAGCCCACATAAAAGAAACTCAAAACGATCAGGCAGATCGCCCAACCAAAATAATAACCGCCTCGTCCTGGAGGCGGTCTGAAGTCAAGTGATGCGAACTCTTCCGCTTGCGGCGGCGAATTGAAGGCGGGCAACATGCCATAGAGGTGACCCGCGCCGACTACGGCGAGAATGTTTTTTGGCGCGTCGGCGGACTCGGCGAGTTGAACCAGTTTGCCGACCATGAAACGGTCGCGTTCGTCGATCAGCACTTCCTTCACTTGCGGCAGTTCGTCGCTGAATTCCTCGACAACGGAATGCAACATATCGCCCTCTTTCAAACTTTCTATCTGGGCTTCGTCGATTTCTTCGCCCACGAACAGGCCGGTGACAAGGCCCATGAAAATCTTCATCTTCTGCCAGAGCGACACCTTGGAAAGCAATCGTCGCAAGGTCGTCGAGACATCCCGGTCGATCAATTCAAGGCGGGTGTTTTTTTCACCGGCAAGATCGATCGCGCGAATCATCTCCTGCCCTGGCTCCACGCCGAGTTTTTCCGCAAGGCGCTTCTGGTACGCCGCCATGGCGAGATTGACCAATAACAACGAAGCCTTGCCCTGCTTGAAGACCTGAAAAATATCCATATCCTTCCAGGCGTTCTTATCGCGGATTTTTTCGAAGCGAGGGGTGCACAATTCGACGGCGACGCAGTCAAAACGGTCGGATTCGATCATCTCCTCAACCAGGTCGACGCTCTTCTGAGACACATGCGCGGTGCCAACCAGGGTGATTTTGGAGCCTTTGTATTCAACTTCCTTAACGATGTCCTGATTCTCTTCCACTAAGAACTCTTTTCATTATTCGGTTGAGCCACGATTGGACAATTCACATTGTTTCTTTGCATCGGCTAAGTTATTTTATAGAGGGTACAAAAGATTTTAATTATAAAAGCATTCGACGTTTACAGGCAAATTCATTTTAGGGTCGGCATTTAAAGCCTGTTGAGCGTTTTTTTGATATTTCGTTGATATAAAAATCCTCGTTCCAAAGATTCATGCAACCTTTCAAACTTGTATCGCAGTTCAGCCCGGCGGGAGACCAGCCCGAGGCCATCGCGAAGTTGGTCGAAAACCTCAATGCAGAGCGTAGCGCCCAGACTTTGCTTGGCGTCACCGGATCGGGAAAAACCTACACCCTCGCCAACGTGATTCAGGAAGTGCAGAAACCAACGCTGGTTCTGGCTCACAACAAAACTCTGGCGGGGCAACTGTATGAAGAATTCAAACAGTTTTTCCCCGACAACGCCGTCGGCTATTTCGTCAGCTATTACGATTATTATCAGCCCGAAGCCTATGTGCCCACGTCAGACACTTTCATAGAGAAAGACGCCTCCGTCAACGATGAGATTGACAAGATGCGGCATTCAGCGACCCACAGCCTGTTTGAGCGAAAAGACGTGATCATTGTCGCCAGCGTCTCCTGCATCTACGGTCTGGGTTCGCCGGAAGCCTACCACGGCATGCTTCTCTTCATGGAAACCGGCATGCAGATGTCGAGGGATCAGGTGCTGGAAAAACTCGTCTCCATCCAGTACAAGCGCAACGATATCGATTTTCAGCGCGGAACCTTCCGCGCTCGCGGCGACGTTGTCGATGTGCTGCCGGTCTACGAACGCAACGAAGCCATTCGAATCGAATTCTTTGGCGACGATATTGATCGCATCTACAGCTTCGATCCGCTCACACAAAAAACAATTTGCGAACTGGACCGCATCGCCATCTACCCCGCAAGCCATTATGTGACGCCGGAAGAGCCGCTCAAGCAGGCCATTCAGTCGATCAAGGAAGAATTGATCGAGCGCATCAGTTATTTTGAAAGCCAGAATCAACTGATCGAAGCCCAGCGAATCGACCAGCGAACCATGTTCGACCTGGAAATGATAAGGGAAATGGGCTATTGCCAGGGCATCGAAAATTATTCCCGTTACCTGACGGGAAGGCAACCCGGCGAACCGCCGCCCACCCTGCTCGATTATTTCCCCGACGATTCCCTGTTTATCATTGACGAAAGCCATGTGACGCTCCCCCAATTGCGCGGCATGTACAAAGGCGACCGGGCGCGCAAAGAAAATCTGGTCAATTACGGCTTCCGTTTGCCTTCGGCGTTTGACAATCGCCCTTTGCAATTTGAAGAATTCGCCCAGCATATCCGCCATGTGGTTTACGCTTCTGCTACGCCGTCGGAATACGAGATCACTTCATCAAAGAAAAATGTTGTGGAACTGATCGTTCGCCCGACGGGTCTGGTCGATCCGCCCATATCCATTCGCCCCATCCACGGTCAGGTGGACGATCTCTACCATGAAATCCTTGAGCGCGCCGCCAAAGGGGAACGCACTCTCGTCACCACGCTCACGAAGCGTTTTTCAGAGGATTTGGCGGAACATTTCACAGAAGCCGGACTCAAGGTCAAGTATCTGCACTCCGACATCATCACACTGGAGCGAGCCCAAATCATTCGTGAATTACGCCTGGGAGAATTCGACGCGCTCATTGGGATCAATTTATTGAGAGAAGGTCTCGACATCCCGGAAGTATCGCTCGTCGCCATACTGGACGCCGATAAGGAAGGATTTCTAAGGTCCACATCGTCGCTGATCCAGACTTCCGGTCGCGCGGCGCGCAATCTGGCGGGAAGCGTCATCATGTACGCGGACACAATCACTCAATCCATGCAACGCGCCATTAATGAAATGGAACGCCGCAGAACCATTCAACTCGCCTACAACAAAGAGCACAATATCGAACCGGCATCCATCATCAAATCCATACAAAGCTCCATGCTGTCCAAAGACCTCTCCCCTGAA
This window of the Candidatus Nitrohelix vancouverensis genome carries:
- a CDS encoding SDR family oxidoreductase gives rise to the protein MRLQNKIVIITGGGAGIGRATAIAFSREGASVVLFGRRKDKLEETASWLHGKSLIVQGDMTQEADLDRLVQTTLDAFGSIDILLNNAGIFTGSSIHEMENKQWDEIFDLNISSVFRLTKRVLKPMMEQKNGNIINISSILGMIAVPQVAAYNASKGALIQFSRSLAVEYGSHGIRSNAICPGLIATEMTEGLMSDPKLMDEWKKDYPIGRFGVPEDVASACLYLASDESSFVTGIVLPVDGGFTAH
- the gatB gene encoding Asp-tRNA(Asn)/Glu-tRNA(Gln) amidotransferase subunit GatB, coding for MNYEVVIGLEVHTQMKTRTKIFCSCSTQFGQAPNENTCPICLGLPGVLPVLNKQAVDYAIAACIATHCEVQETSRFDRKNYFYPDLPKGYQISQFALPIGLRGRVNITVDGVDKRIGITRIHMEEDAGKSIHGENLGSPGKSYVDYNRTGVPLIEIVSEPELRSAEEAKAYLIELRSILQYAGVSDCNMEEGSFRCDANVSLRPVGQEAFGTRAEIKNLNSFRFIQKAIEYETDRQGRILDQGDVVVQETRLYDSDRGVTFSMRSKEEAHDYRYFSEPDLVPIVLKQEMIDAIRSGIQELPEEKRDRYTRELEIPDYDARVLTATPALADYFESCVQSGAQAKTASNWIMGDLLGKLNKENKDIVDCPVPAPAFSELLKMIDDQTVSGKIAKTVFEEMYASGKSAPQIVEEKGMTQISDEGSIETWVDEVIAANPGQAEEFRNGKEKLLGFFVGQVMKASKGQANPALLNKIIKEKLS
- a CDS encoding DUF1566 domain-containing protein → MLNFQTERSPLIDSSAIFCKRLVLILALTLLTTLPATLWAVPVQSEDKRFTDHQDGSITDTQTGLMWFKNDSYLQIGHWLSWLESIMYIKQMNDTSFAGYSDWRMPTVEELKTLYEPEKVNSQQAGTEMIMYFDPIFGKNGSGSLWSSTSNGAYNAFGVVFNTGKAFSSNRSNKARKGVRPVRNQIQ
- a CDS encoding tetratricopeptide repeat protein, producing MKYFSIVFGALLISCALFATPSHATFPNADISQWNTKEVQELDDPDYASARELVHQKKYQEALDLLNTKIEHYPREATPVYLKASTLIEMGKYKEASVVLTQAYKMEQYHPAAHYTFCQLHREMGKGESSLRSCVITAQQHPDSAQALYEYSVTLNALGQMEKANTQLLKAEQLDPGNPEYSYQIGLNYSYLNDNAQAEQAFLNALRIDSKHLNSLYQIAYLYAAQGKSEQAMSYLKQLLDSNEVFPKQESAERLLDYIKKGETSKLPLKIVPHNYHVGRSKSFYQSKKYGPALIEIETAARLRPNDPSILEIKIGVSSFLLRLKETEDTINQLLEVIGNNPQISARSFQEMGDVQLMRGNLEMAKKLYEKAKTLDDPNGISRISLDEFPDMDAKPFPEKLENELFIDPAEALNKKGEVFLFYGMYERALANFSLALKVQPNHLFSILNTATAYKKSGQRNRAISILEGLLVSQPKHAYLSAHLLLLGQCYFEAGNSAKGITHIENAIAISPQIRQLIQEDPAYEQIKESAAFKDKFPE
- the bcp gene encoding thioredoxin-dependent thiol peroxidase → MTAKKTTSQSLLPEEGTQAPDFCGLNQNGKEIKLSSFKGKKNVVLYFYPKDMTPGCTTEACDFKDQFKAFKNTVILGVSADSPERHLKFIAKYDLPFDLISDEDKTILNQYGVWQEKKLYGKTFMGIVRSTFIIDKKGILRKVFPKVKVKGHSDAVLESLKAL
- a CDS encoding M24 family metallopeptidase, giving the protein MAHTKNTYSGIFRDGGAGPQAKKRFRKRREALMQSENCLMVLTGVPYGPGGETSWSYAHCPTYQEPAVMYLTGINQFKVILLLDPTSKESDEILFIGSKDPTREFWDGVRFGVGDDRSIAEVKKVTGIKDVRNIDTFKEVLQQRLKKQRSKRLGTFWMEGNVNGSIRNFTNDHNWVFRQKLAGWLRGWGYATSALKNVMHNHFDLRLPLDRYDVANTARAQEITGKAFKETLQNFKKFKTEYQVQGFIEGQMTMGSPYGLSFPSIIASGPNATVLHYMKNDDAFSKDEMVLLDFGVRWMTMHADISRTVPASGKFNPLQKMLYEIVLKAQREVEKRATEGETISRLNDLCWDVVNDGLKNRFEKAGGKYKTVYNERPHGVSHLIGEQEHDGDPFRNYATQPMKSGWLISNEPGVYGEFKIRLEGKLYEEAIGIRLEDNLLIQKVGCVNLSRNIPKSVKEIERIMAK
- a CDS encoding SOS response-associated peptidase; its protein translation is MTDHFSVAADTPQKKRFNIAPTQYAPVAISSQGQRALQDMRWGLVPNWARDASIAHKLINARSETAHEKPSFKESFKRRRCLIPTDGFIEWQGGQSVKRPHHIFLPGREIFCFAGIWSQWDSGGETLITYSILTRPANEQLQALHHRMPVVVRPENYDEWIDPDAQRPALSQIIDRSEDIRFTIQEISTRVNSAKNDDPDCLRPVPVNASLF
- a CDS encoding methyltransferase domain-containing protein; the protein is MTDSTSEYEQADWQKHYDENDLRWDLGEPAPPIVRMWQDQWLKPGATLIPGCGRGHEAVFLMEKGFHVTGVDFSSGAVNHLSDVIAKKNLKGRALLENFFELDASHNGKYDLLIEHTFFCAIAPRDRSRYIETALRILSPQGKIAGLFYETGEEGGPPFNTPKTDILKFFSPAFEIEFLEKTPHSAEQRRGKEWAALLVKKSS